One genomic region from Leptolyngbyaceae cyanobacterium JSC-12 encodes:
- a CDS encoding ATP-dependent phosphoenolpyruvate carboxykinase (IMG reference gene:2510095988~PFAM: Phosphoenolpyruvate carboxykinase~TIGRFAM: phosphoenolpyruvate carboxykinase (ATP)) produces the protein MMVVLNDLDNNICQRLIIGQLIQSRMQRHTATKERSSTDLLGEDCLPDSSLTSIPNTQHDFTYGLAMLGMCNLNQVYRNLSVAELIEHALIRGEGRLAANGALCVETGKYTGRSPKDRFIVDEPGSSHEIDWNLINRPISQDHFQQLYQKMLGYVEGRDLYIFDGFVGADPNHRFGVRVINEFAWQNLFVHQLFRRPIGDELAHHQPDFLVIALPGLLGDFEKDGLNSEAFIILHLTKRLILIGGTHYAGEMKKSIFSILNYAMTKQNVLPMHGAANMDIHGNTALFFGLSGTGKTSLSADPERFLIGDDEHGWSEDGIFNFEGGCYAKTIRLSPKNEPQIWSAIRFGSIVENVEIHPDTRELDYNSDRLTENTRAAYPLEFISNSIASGMGGHPKTILFLTADAFGVLPPIARLTREQAMYHFLSGYTSKLAGTERGITTPQTTFSACFGQVFFPLSPLVYAEMLGDRLQQHPETQVYLVNTGWIGGAYGVGHRIPIQYTRAMVSAALNGELENVNYCPHPIFRILVPETVPGVPSEILDPKRLWQDPAAYDLQAQKLAQQFVKNFQQFGSVSQTLVEAGPSLA, from the coding sequence ATGATGGTTGTTCTAAACGATTTAGATAATAATATCTGCCAACGGCTTATTATTGGGCAGCTTATTCAGTCTCGAATGCAACGCCATACGGCAACAAAAGAGCGATCTTCGACTGATTTATTAGGGGAGGACTGTTTACCCGACTCAAGTCTAACATCCATACCAAATACCCAGCATGACTTCACTTATGGCTTAGCAATGTTGGGGATGTGCAATTTAAATCAGGTATATCGTAATTTATCTGTTGCCGAGTTGATCGAACATGCCTTAATTCGAGGAGAGGGGAGATTAGCTGCGAATGGCGCATTATGCGTTGAAACAGGAAAATACACTGGGCGATCGCCCAAAGATCGATTCATTGTGGATGAGCCTGGCAGCTCACATGAAATTGATTGGAACTTAATTAATCGACCAATTTCTCAAGATCATTTCCAACAGCTTTATCAAAAAATGTTGGGATATGTTGAAGGGCGAGATCTCTATATTTTTGATGGGTTTGTTGGTGCTGATCCCAATCATCGCTTTGGGGTTCGTGTAATTAATGAATTTGCCTGGCAAAACCTATTTGTACATCAACTCTTTCGTCGCCCAATAGGGGATGAATTAGCACATCATCAGCCAGATTTTCTGGTAATTGCGTTACCCGGTTTATTAGGGGATTTTGAAAAAGATGGACTGAATAGTGAAGCCTTTATTATTTTGCATTTAACTAAACGCCTTATTTTGATTGGCGGCACTCATTATGCTGGAGAAATGAAAAAATCTATTTTCTCCATACTGAATTATGCAATGACTAAGCAAAATGTATTGCCAATGCATGGGGCAGCCAATATGGATATACATGGAAATACAGCGTTATTCTTTGGGCTATCCGGTACTGGAAAAACTAGCCTTTCGGCTGACCCGGAACGGTTTTTGATTGGTGATGATGAACATGGTTGGTCTGAGGATGGGATTTTCAATTTTGAGGGAGGCTGCTATGCCAAAACGATTCGGCTTTCACCAAAAAATGAACCTCAGATTTGGTCAGCAATCCGGTTTGGCTCGATTGTTGAGAATGTCGAGATTCACCCAGATACACGAGAGTTGGATTACAACAGCGATCGCCTGACTGAAAACACCCGCGCTGCTTATCCACTGGAATTCATTTCGAACAGTATCGCCTCTGGCATGGGTGGGCATCCTAAAACAATCCTCTTTTTAACAGCTGATGCCTTTGGGGTGCTACCTCCTATTGCTCGGCTTACCCGTGAACAGGCAATGTACCACTTTCTCTCTGGCTACACGAGCAAGCTGGCAGGTACCGAGCGCGGTATTACGACGCCGCAAACCACTTTCTCTGCTTGTTTTGGTCAAGTGTTTTTTCCACTGTCACCTCTGGTATATGCCGAGATGTTGGGCGATCGCTTGCAACAACATCCCGAAACGCAGGTTTATCTTGTGAACACGGGCTGGATAGGGGGTGCCTATGGTGTAGGGCATCGCATTCCAATTCAATACACACGAGCAATGGTTTCAGCCGCGCTCAATGGAGAACTAGAGAATGTCAATTATTGTCCCCATCCGATTTTTAGGATTTTAGTGCCGGAAACAGTGCCAGGGGTGCCGAGCGAAATTCTCGATCCCAAGCGGCTGTGGCAAGATCCTGCTGCTTACGATTTGCAAGCGCAGAAGCTGGCACAGCAATTTGTTAAGAACTTTCAGCAGTTCGGTAGCGTTAGTCAAACCCTGGTCGAGGCGGGTCCCAGTTTGGCGTAA
- a CDS encoding ATPase component of Mn/Zn ABC-type transporter (IMG reference gene:2510095991~PFAM: ABC transporter), which produces MTAINPQILFQSIHSVQPSLKLSAQTMTAARIMVRDLTVNYRTVQALQNVSLVIQPGRLTGIIGPNGAGKSTLLKAMLGLVPIAQGTIAYRDRPLSDQLDLVAYVPQRSQIDWTYPATVWDVVMMGRVRRSGWFRRFSTVSRKVAMFALERVGMEIYRDRPIGQLSGGQQQRVFLARALAEEAEIFCLDEPLTGIDQKTEAVIFEILHELAEAGKTVIVVNHDLGEAITHFEDLVLLNRELIAYGDRQNVLRPENMHKAYGGMVNFFSSIAA; this is translated from the coding sequence ATGACGGCGATAAATCCCCAAATTCTTTTTCAATCGATTCATTCAGTGCAGCCGTCTTTGAAATTGTCTGCGCAAACAATGACTGCTGCCCGCATTATGGTGAGAGATTTGACGGTAAATTATCGAACGGTGCAGGCCTTACAAAACGTGAGTTTGGTGATTCAGCCAGGACGGTTAACTGGAATTATTGGACCGAATGGCGCAGGAAAGAGCACTTTACTGAAGGCAATGCTGGGGCTAGTGCCGATCGCTCAAGGAACAATCGCTTATCGTGATCGCCCTTTATCTGATCAACTTGATCTCGTGGCATACGTCCCTCAGCGATCGCAGATAGATTGGACGTATCCAGCGACAGTGTGGGATGTGGTCATGATGGGGCGAGTTCGCAGATCAGGTTGGTTTCGTCGTTTTTCAACAGTGAGCCGCAAGGTCGCAATGTTTGCATTAGAGCGGGTGGGGATGGAAATCTATCGCGATCGCCCGATTGGGCAGTTATCTGGCGGGCAGCAACAGCGAGTTTTCCTGGCTCGTGCCCTTGCCGAAGAAGCAGAGATATTTTGTCTCGATGAACCCCTGACTGGAATTGATCAAAAAACGGAAGCGGTTATATTTGAAATTCTGCATGAACTTGCCGAGGCTGGTAAAACAGTTATCGTTGTCAATCATGATCTGGGTGAAGCAATTACTCACTTTGAGGACTTAGTTTTGCTGAATCGGGAACTAATTGCCTACGGCGATCGCCAAAATGTGCTGCGTCCAGAGAATATGCACAAAGCTTATGGTGGCATGGTGAATTTCTTTTCATCGATTGCTGCATAG
- a CDS encoding methylase involved in ubiquinone/menaquinone biosynthesis (IMG reference gene:2510095990~PFAM: Methyltransferase domain): MQNEILRKEQEFHNRWASIIDVDGICVADYFEACTAPENRFILKQLGAVRGKLLLDLGCGAGENSVYFAMKGANCVASDYSPGMVDVALKLAEKNGVHVEGKVINAMNIDYPDNTFDIVYASNLLHHIPEPEITIQEIHRVLKPGGKMCFWDPLKHNPVINVYRRMAKEVRTDNETPLDINIVRYVRSRFSQTYYDTFWIATLWIFLNFYLIEKVNPNQERYWKKIILEHDRLCPTYRRLEKLDAILKHIPGMKRMAWNLAIVATK, from the coding sequence ATGCAAAACGAGATTTTACGGAAAGAACAGGAATTTCACAATCGCTGGGCTTCCATTATTGATGTGGATGGCATCTGCGTTGCCGACTACTTTGAAGCCTGCACCGCTCCTGAAAATCGCTTCATTCTTAAACAATTGGGGGCTGTGCGCGGCAAGCTGCTACTCGATTTGGGCTGTGGGGCAGGCGAAAACAGCGTGTATTTTGCGATGAAGGGCGCAAACTGTGTTGCCTCTGATTATTCTCCTGGAATGGTGGATGTAGCACTCAAGCTGGCAGAGAAAAACGGTGTTCATGTGGAGGGGAAAGTCATCAATGCAATGAACATTGACTATCCCGATAATACGTTTGATATCGTTTACGCTTCCAACCTGCTGCACCATATCCCTGAACCAGAAATTACGATTCAAGAAATTCATCGTGTGCTAAAGCCAGGTGGCAAAATGTGTTTTTGGGATCCGCTAAAGCATAATCCGGTGATTAACGTCTATCGGCGCATGGCAAAGGAAGTTCGCACTGATAACGAAACACCATTGGACATTAATATTGTCCGCTACGTGCGATCGCGCTTTTCTCAAACCTATTACGACACCTTTTGGATTGCTACGCTCTGGATCTTTCTCAATTTTTATTTGATTGAAAAAGTGAACCCCAACCAAGAACGCTACTGGAAAAAGATCATTCTTGAACACGATCGCCTATGCCCTACTTATCGACGCCTGGAAAAGTTGGATGCCATCCTCAAACATATTCCCGGTATGAAACGTATGGCATGGAACTTGGCGATCGTTGCTACCAAGTGA
- a CDS encoding hypothetical protein (IMG reference gene:2510095987), which produces MQFALIPQPLLPKVGEGELAQSPSPKIAILYAKVGETLAVSGLPSSPSPFSQNWEKGS; this is translated from the coding sequence ATGCAATTTGCCCTCATCCCCCAGCCCCTTCTCCCAAAAGTGGGAGAAGGGGAGCTAGCTCAAAGTCCCTCTCCCAAAATTGCTATCCTTTACGCAAAAGTCGGTGAAACCCTTGCTGTGTCTGGCTTGCCCTCATCCCCCAGCCCCTTCTCCCAAAATTGGGAGAAGGGGAGCTAG
- a CDS encoding SpoIID/LytB domain protein (IMG reference gene:2510095982~PFAM: Stage II sporulation protein~TIGRFAM: SpoIID/LytB domain) yields the protein MTLRISPSLLTKIVPFVSLKYLSGAVLAGAIAVGVTAERAELASQKDIELQVGVVQRFGSLPTDTLTLKAQPGDRLTVRFQANNQTKTLVGETATLNILMQPLPEARIEERVVLSTHRSFESAEEDATRWQAQGIPVEIAQPKRWQVWAKRDVYNTPLLRRLLLQSIQAKGMQTAFIDTQVLQKEPQASLLINGQRINQDSLQIGAGRGRVQVTSKTGNSDRTTRLYAGSLKLQTNAYGTYTLVNRVPLEAYLRGVVPHEIGTFAAPAVLEAQAVLARTYALRNLRRFEIDGYQLCADTQCQVYFGLGDTHPKTDRAIAATRGKVLTYNNELVDAVYSATTGGVTAAFNDVWQGPNRPYLTTRIDSVANSWDLARKPLSEEAYFREFIKQNQGFNEIDQKWFRWRYDSSIAELNRDLRDYLKAMRSPLMNFKTIQRLDVVQRSLGGRVQKLRVTTDQGAIDLEKDNILIVFYAPASLLFHIDPIYNANKQITGYAFTGGGLGHGVGLSQTGSYHLGKLGWTSDRILSFYFPGTQLQPINDAIVFWRDPSQLQSSR from the coding sequence ATGACTCTGCGCATTTCTCCTTCCTTGCTGACAAAAATTGTGCCCTTTGTATCGCTTAAGTATCTGTCGGGAGCCGTTTTAGCAGGCGCGATCGCGGTTGGTGTTACCGCAGAGCGGGCAGAACTCGCATCACAGAAAGACATTGAACTCCAGGTGGGAGTTGTGCAACGGTTCGGCAGTTTGCCTACAGATACTTTGACTTTAAAGGCACAACCTGGCGATCGCCTCACGGTACGGTTTCAAGCAAATAATCAGACTAAAACTCTGGTGGGAGAAACTGCAACACTCAACATCCTGATGCAGCCTTTGCCGGAAGCTCGGATTGAGGAACGAGTTGTGCTCAGCACCCATCGCAGCTTTGAAAGCGCTGAAGAGGATGCGACTCGGTGGCAAGCACAAGGAATTCCAGTAGAAATTGCCCAGCCGAAACGCTGGCAGGTATGGGCAAAGCGAGACGTTTATAATACGCCTCTGTTACGCCGATTGTTGCTGCAAAGCATACAGGCAAAGGGGATGCAAACAGCATTTATCGATACCCAGGTGCTACAGAAAGAACCACAAGCATCCCTGCTCATCAATGGTCAACGGATTAATCAAGATTCACTCCAAATTGGGGCGGGACGTGGCAGAGTTCAGGTCACAAGCAAAACTGGTAATAGCGATCGCACCACTCGCTTGTATGCAGGTAGCTTGAAGTTGCAGACTAATGCTTACGGCACTTATACGCTCGTGAACCGGGTGCCCCTAGAAGCCTATTTACGTGGGGTTGTTCCCCATGAAATTGGTACTTTTGCCGCCCCTGCTGTGTTAGAGGCACAAGCCGTGTTAGCCAGAACCTATGCCCTGCGTAATTTACGTCGGTTTGAAATTGATGGCTATCAACTGTGTGCGGATACTCAATGCCAGGTGTACTTTGGTTTGGGGGATACCCACCCTAAAACGGATCGGGCGATCGCAGCGACTCGTGGTAAAGTGCTAACCTACAATAATGAACTTGTTGATGCGGTTTATTCGGCAACTACTGGTGGTGTAACAGCTGCTTTTAACGATGTGTGGCAAGGTCCCAATCGCCCCTATCTCACGACGCGAATTGATTCTGTTGCCAATTCCTGGGATTTAGCGCGTAAGCCATTATCTGAAGAAGCATACTTTCGTGAGTTCATCAAACAAAACCAAGGGTTCAACGAAATTGACCAAAAATGGTTTCGCTGGCGCTACGACAGCTCAATCGCAGAGTTGAATCGAGACTTGCGGGACTATCTCAAGGCAATGAGAAGTCCGTTGATGAATTTTAAGACGATTCAACGTCTGGATGTTGTGCAGCGATCGCTGGGTGGGCGAGTGCAAAAGCTACGAGTCACAACCGATCAGGGTGCAATTGACCTGGAGAAAGACAATATTTTAATCGTCTTTTACGCCCCTGCCAGCCTATTGTTTCACATTGATCCGATTTACAACGCTAACAAACAAATCACAGGTTATGCCTTTACAGGTGGCGGTTTGGGGCATGGAGTAGGACTTAGCCAGACAGGCTCCTATCATCTGGGCAAGTTGGGCTGGACGAGCGATCGCATTCTTAGCTTTTATTTCCCTGGTACTCAACTTCAACCCATTAATGACGCGATTGTTTTCTGGCGTGATCCATCTCAATTACAAAGCAGTCGTTAA
- a CDS encoding Protein of unknown function (DUF1257) (IMG reference gene:2510095983~PFAM: Protein of unknown function (DUF1257)) — MSHFSTLRTKITDAEILKASLRDLGISVKSDADVRGYNGQRVRADLVAVLEGEYDLGWSRNADGSFDLIADLWGVAKRHNQTELINSINQKYAVNKTLAEVKRPGLQNANVKLVVQK; from the coding sequence ATGTCTCACTTTAGCACTCTGCGCACCAAGATCACTGATGCAGAAATTTTGAAAGCTTCTCTGCGTGATCTGGGCATCAGCGTTAAGTCCGATGCAGATGTACGTGGCTACAACGGTCAGCGTGTTCGTGCTGACTTGGTTGCAGTTCTTGAAGGCGAGTACGATCTCGGTTGGTCTCGTAATGCTGATGGCTCTTTCGACTTGATCGCTGACCTTTGGGGTGTTGCTAAGCGCCACAACCAGACTGAACTGATTAACTCAATTAACCAGAAGTATGCTGTGAACAAGACTCTGGCTGAAGTTAAGCGTCCTGGTTTGCAAAACGCTAACGTTAAGCTGGTGGTGCAAAAATAG
- a CDS encoding AAA+ family ATPase (IMG reference gene:2510095984~PFAM: ATPase family associated with various cellular activities (AAA)) codes for MQEELNILIQAQYPLIYLVTSEEERAEHTIAAIAQQLKPQRRVFVWTVTHGIVEYGQPRNVTQHNTVSPEAAIEWATRQRDPALFVFKDLHPFVDSPAVARWLRDAIASFRGAQKSVILMSPVQQVPIELEKDVAVLDYPMPDMAELNQVLSQQLEQTRNRRITTETREKLLKAALGLTKDEAEKVYRKAFVTAGRLTEEEVDIVLSEKKQLIRRNGILEYIEEDETIDSVGGLEELKRWLHQRSNAFTERAREYGLPQPKGMLILGVPGCGKSLIAKTTSRLWGLPLLRLDMGRVYDGSMVGRSEANLRNALKTAESISPTILFIDELDKAFAGGAGSADSDGGTSSRIFGSFLTWMQEKSSPVFVMATANRVERLPGEFLRKGRFDELFFVDLPNADERREIFRIHLSKRKRDTTRFDLEQLANVSDGFSGAEIEQALVAAMYDAFAQDREFTQLDIIAAVKATQPLSKTMSEQVTALRDWARQRARPAAASVAEYQRLEF; via the coding sequence ATGCAAGAAGAGCTCAACATACTGATTCAAGCTCAGTACCCTCTGATCTATCTAGTAACCTCTGAAGAGGAGCGCGCTGAGCATACTATCGCAGCGATCGCCCAACAGTTGAAGCCTCAGCGTCGGGTATTTGTCTGGACTGTTACTCATGGGATTGTAGAGTACGGGCAGCCTAGAAATGTAACTCAGCACAATACCGTTTCTCCAGAGGCAGCGATTGAGTGGGCAACCCGGCAACGAGACCCGGCTCTCTTTGTCTTCAAAGATCTGCATCCTTTCGTAGACTCCCCAGCAGTTGCTAGATGGTTGCGTGATGCGATCGCGAGTTTTAGGGGAGCGCAGAAGTCAGTCATATTAATGTCGCCTGTCCAGCAAGTTCCCATCGAGCTTGAGAAGGATGTAGCAGTTTTAGACTACCCAATGCCAGACATGGCTGAGTTGAATCAAGTATTGTCTCAACAGCTTGAGCAGACTCGAAATCGACGCATTACTACGGAAACTCGTGAAAAGCTTTTGAAAGCAGCTCTCGGTTTAACCAAGGATGAAGCAGAAAAGGTTTACCGCAAGGCATTTGTAACTGCTGGACGGCTTACTGAAGAGGAAGTTGACATTGTCCTCTCCGAGAAAAAGCAATTGATCCGCCGCAACGGAATTTTAGAATACATTGAGGAAGATGAAACTATCGACTCTGTAGGCGGTCTGGAAGAACTGAAGCGCTGGTTACATCAACGTTCTAATGCTTTTACGGAGCGTGCCAGAGAGTATGGACTGCCACAACCGAAAGGAATGTTGATTCTGGGCGTACCTGGATGCGGCAAATCTCTAATTGCAAAAACGACTTCTCGCCTATGGGGATTGCCCCTGCTGCGACTGGACATGGGCCGTGTATACGATGGTTCTATGGTCGGGCGCTCCGAAGCAAACTTGCGAAATGCACTCAAAACTGCAGAGTCCATTTCTCCTACTATTCTCTTCATTGACGAACTAGACAAAGCGTTTGCAGGTGGTGCTGGCTCTGCTGATTCGGATGGTGGAACGTCGAGTCGGATTTTTGGTTCTTTCCTCACCTGGATGCAAGAAAAGTCTTCTCCGGTTTTTGTCATGGCAACGGCAAACCGAGTAGAGCGGCTGCCAGGGGAATTTTTGCGGAAAGGACGGTTTGACGAGCTGTTTTTCGTTGATCTACCAAATGCAGACGAACGTCGTGAAATTTTCAGAATCCATCTTTCTAAACGCAAGCGCGATACTACTCGATTTGACCTAGAGCAGCTTGCAAACGTTAGTGATGGGTTTTCGGGTGCTGAGATTGAGCAGGCATTAGTCGCTGCTATGTACGATGCCTTTGCTCAAGATCGGGAGTTTACCCAACTTGATATTATTGCAGCGGTCAAGGCAACCCAGCCTTTGTCCAAGACCATGAGTGAACAGGTGACGGCTCTGCGCGATTGGGCACGTCAACGGGCACGTCCCGCTGCAGCTTCAGTTGCTGAATATCAGCGTCTGGAGTTTTGA
- a CDS encoding hypothetical protein (IMG reference gene:2510095986~PFAM: Domain of unknown function (DUF1817)), protein MTIAIALTADHINTLDLSPVQTVVEPLLRQAAIATSEQQIQFQINIPREPDDPREVSEIPEIRLWFVRLDAFYPWFPFLLDWKAGELARYAAMLVPHQFHPREGIQYNPEALEIFVMHKIFILAEWLRQQGIEGTSRLKSMTQMLGYDLDNDFFNLLQTSQPQVSQVSSEKETLSGWDDE, encoded by the coding sequence ATGACTATCGCGATCGCTCTCACCGCTGATCACATCAACACACTTGATCTCTCTCCAGTGCAAACTGTTGTAGAGCCATTGCTGCGCCAGGCAGCGATCGCCACCAGCGAACAACAAATCCAGTTTCAAATCAATATTCCCCGCGAGCCAGATGACCCTCGCGAAGTATCGGAAATTCCAGAAATTCGTCTCTGGTTTGTTCGGTTGGATGCGTTCTATCCCTGGTTCCCTTTCCTTCTGGACTGGAAAGCAGGTGAGCTAGCCCGCTACGCCGCGATGCTAGTTCCTCACCAATTTCATCCTCGAGAGGGTATTCAATACAACCCGGAAGCTCTAGAAATTTTTGTCATGCACAAAATCTTTATCCTGGCTGAATGGCTACGGCAACAGGGAATCGAAGGGACCTCGCGGCTCAAATCCATGACCCAAATGCTGGGGTATGACTTAGACAATGATTTCTTCAATCTACTACAAACCTCCCAACCCCAGGTATCTCAGGTATCTAGTGAGAAAGAGACCTTGAGTGGCTGGGACGACGAATAA
- a CDS encoding hypothetical protein (IMG reference gene:2510095985), producing MQDKSKEDKQKVTLYLPQELHRQLKIRAAVDSETMTDIAKRAIVFYLSHPDVVEQCSEGYGQSHRVYSCPECSTAVVLREGEMVPVQTDSNVLLDDNFALDKQSAHLDSQSEEELVPC from the coding sequence ATGCAAGACAAGTCAAAGGAAGACAAACAGAAAGTAACGCTTTACTTACCGCAAGAATTGCATCGACAGTTGAAGATAAGGGCAGCAGTTGATTCCGAGACGATGACTGACATTGCAAAAAGGGCAATTGTTTTCTACTTATCTCATCCTGATGTGGTCGAGCAGTGCAGTGAAGGCTATGGTCAAAGTCACCGGGTGTATAGCTGTCCTGAGTGTTCTACCGCTGTGGTACTTCGAGAAGGTGAAATGGTTCCTGTTCAAACCGATTCTAACGTTTTGCTAGATGATAATTTTGCGCTTGACAAGCAATCTGCTCATCTCGATTCTCAAAGTGAGGAGGAGCTTGTTCCTTGCTAG
- a CDS encoding hypothetical protein (IMG reference gene:2510095989~PFAM: S-adenosyl-l-methionine hydroxide adenosyltransferase) — MAMFIFLIADYGTGDPAFAEVKQRLLLAIPGAQIHELSVPPFSTLATGFWIAQLGLNPGPAERLIYHNCAPRKDDPEARRDNEGEGLTYALLPNGVKVVGVNAGYTLSFIKHHAIELYTVNVSRGGSQFRSRDVFPPAAGAIAHGDLGLVGEAIAPSQIPAVPLDRIAWIDGYGNIKTTIPADTINLEPQSKIVVRIGDVVSDAVYSDGSFKVPEGTLAFSPGSSGWQTADGRSLQWMELFLRGGNAWERFGRPRVNQQVTQIA, encoded by the coding sequence ATGGCAATGTTTATCTTCTTAATTGCAGACTATGGAACGGGTGATCCAGCGTTTGCTGAGGTAAAGCAGCGTTTGTTGCTGGCAATTCCCGGCGCTCAGATTCATGAACTGTCGGTACCACCGTTTAGCACCCTGGCAACGGGATTTTGGATTGCTCAGTTGGGGCTTAACCCTGGACCAGCAGAACGGTTGATTTATCACAACTGCGCCCCCCGCAAGGATGATCCGGAGGCTCGTAGGGACAATGAAGGAGAAGGGTTGACCTATGCGCTGTTGCCGAATGGAGTCAAAGTGGTGGGGGTGAACGCGGGCTACACACTGTCATTCATTAAACACCACGCCATTGAACTGTATACGGTTAACGTTTCCAGAGGTGGGTCGCAGTTTCGATCGCGGGATGTGTTTCCGCCCGCTGCCGGAGCGATCGCTCATGGAGATTTGGGGTTAGTGGGAGAGGCGATCGCCCCTAGCCAGATTCCCGCTGTCCCACTAGACCGCATTGCCTGGATTGATGGCTATGGCAATATTAAAACCACAATTCCGGCTGACACGATTAATCTAGAGCCTCAAAGCAAAATCGTTGTGCGGATTGGGGATGTGGTGAGTGATGCTGTTTATTCTGATGGCAGTTTCAAAGTTCCTGAAGGCACCCTAGCCTTTTCACCTGGCAGTTCTGGATGGCAGACAGCCGATGGGCGATCGCTGCAATGGATGGAATTGTTTCTCCGGGGTGGCAACGCCTGGGAACGATTTGGTAGACCCCGCGTGAATCAACAGGTTACCCAAATTGCCTGA
- a CDS encoding ABC-type Mn2+/Zn2+ transport system, permease component (IMG reference gene:2510095992~PFAM: ABC 3 transport family) translates to MFQLFLEPLQYDFMQRSLIVAVLVGVLCAVVGSYLMVQRLALLGDAISHSVMPGLALAFAIEANIFIGAFIAGILSTLLIALIHTRSPIKEDTAMGIVFSAFFALGITLITMIQKDNKVDLNHFLFGNILGVSWNDVINTMVIATIVVLVIILLFKELQFYTFDPLGAQAAGLPVNLLNFGLMILIALTIVASLKVVGVILVLALLVTPGATAYLLVQRLHQMMLLGSAISVISSVSGMYLSYYFNLPSGPAVVLVSASFFTLAFLFSPQHGLLTNSQPSKTGSALIREIKSLLGIKRSP, encoded by the coding sequence ATGTTTCAGTTATTCCTCGAACCACTTCAGTACGACTTTATGCAGCGATCGCTAATTGTTGCCGTACTGGTAGGCGTACTCTGTGCAGTTGTGGGGAGCTATTTAATGGTGCAGCGATTGGCATTGTTAGGAGATGCCATTAGCCACTCAGTGATGCCAGGGTTAGCCTTGGCGTTTGCAATAGAAGCCAACATTTTTATTGGAGCATTTATTGCAGGAATTCTTAGCACTTTGCTGATTGCCCTGATTCATACGCGATCGCCCATTAAGGAAGATACCGCAATGGGCATTGTTTTTTCAGCTTTTTTTGCCCTTGGCATTACACTCATTACCATGATTCAAAAAGACAATAAAGTGGATCTGAATCATTTTCTATTTGGCAATATCTTGGGAGTGAGTTGGAATGATGTGATTAACACAATGGTGATTGCCACGATTGTTGTATTGGTCATTATCTTGTTGTTTAAAGAACTGCAATTTTATACCTTTGATCCTCTAGGGGCTCAAGCAGCTGGATTACCTGTGAACCTTCTCAACTTTGGGCTGATGATTTTGATTGCACTGACGATTGTTGCAAGCCTCAAAGTAGTTGGAGTGATTCTGGTTTTAGCATTGCTTGTAACCCCTGGAGCAACAGCTTATCTACTGGTTCAACGGCTTCATCAAATGATGTTATTAGGTTCAGCAATTAGCGTCATTTCCAGTGTTAGTGGTATGTATCTCAGTTATTATTTCAACTTACCTTCTGGACCAGCAGTGGTATTAGTATCAGCCAGCTTTTTTACACTGGCATTTTTGTTCAGTCCTCAGCATGGATTATTGACTAATTCCCAACCTAGTAAAACAGGTTCAGCATTAATCCGGGAGATCAAGAGTTTACTAGGAATCAAGCGATCGCCTTAG